The window TATTATTGCGTTTACAAACACATGAAAGAATCTGAAATGACATATGTCTCATTTCCTTATCAAAAATCGATTTATGAATACTTAGGAGTTTGATTATCAAGGAAAGAGATAGTTTATAAATCTACCATTCAGAATCTTTTCTCATTCCACTTGTCTCCGATTCATAATTGTTTTTCATTTATTTTAAGCAAGTAAATGTGCATCGATGATAAATGTAATCCATAATTTAGACAGTCATGTATGTCATATAAATTTTAAAAAAATTAATGTTTCTTTAATCGAGATGTGAGGACAGCCACACATGCTCCAATACTTCTAGAAGGAAAAAAAAAATACAGGTAAAACGATCCAACTGGAATTTTACACCCAGAAACAAAAATGAAAAGGAAAGAGATTGGCCAACAAGATGACGCCCTTTCCCTAATCTGCCCCTAAAATACAAAGCTCCAAAATCCAAAACTTTACCCCAAAATTTTGGGGCTCAAAAAAATTTGGGCTCGATTTTCTCCCGCTTGAGCGTGGGAACCAAATTCAAAAAACCCGCCTGCTGCCTCCTCGTCTTCTTCAAATCTCCAATTCTTTTTCTCCAACCCTAAAAATTGAAATCTGATTTACAGAACACAGAAACACCAACAATTACTCAGATCCCACCCTCCACCTAATGGCCGGAGTTCGTGTCGTCGGCGGCCGGATCTACGATCCCGTCAACGGAAAAACCTGTCACCAGGTCAGTTTGCTTTTCAATTCTTCTTGGGTCCATTTTGCGATTGAGTTTCCGAGAAAATTAGGGCAAACTAGAAGTTTCTAATTTGGGGTCGAATTGATTTGATTTCACAGTGCCGGCAGAAGACTAGGGATTTCGTGGCGTCGTGCAAGAATCTGAAGAAGAACAATCGCTGCACCATTACCTTTTGTCACAAGTGTCTTCTCAACAGGTTTGATTATTTCGAGAGTCTTGTAATTTTTTCGAATAAAGTTTGGATCTTTTTGATGAAATTGATATTGGGTGTGAAATTGTGATGATGGGTTTATATAGATATGGAGAGAAAGCTGAAGAGGTGGAGCTTTTGGATGATTGGCATTGCCCCAAATGCAGGGGGAACTGTAATTGTAGTTTCTGCAGGTAAATGTTGTGTATTAAGTAGGTTAACGTGGATGTTGGTGATATTGGTTTCTAGGGTAAAGTTTATGGTTTGATGAAATGTGTTATTTTCCAGGAAGAAACAAGGCCTCAAACCCACTGGTCTTCTTGTTTACACGGCCAAGGAAGGCGGGTTTCGTTCTGTTTCGGAGATGTTGACCGCGAAGGGGCCAGAGAATTTTGGTATTGAGAGGAAGGTTGTTGACAAGGTAGCTTTGCTTTTAGTGTTTTGGAGTTGCATATTTTGTTTGTTTGTTTCTTTTGATTTGATTGGGAAGGTGTTGTGTAATGTGTCAATGCTGTTGGGTTTTGATAGGAGGCTGTTGATGAAAAGGAGAATTCTATTGATCTAAATGTTGAGGCCAGCTTGAATTCAACACAAAACCCTGAGGGAGAAGTTAGGAAAACAAAGAGGAACGGATTGAAGGAAATCCGTAATGGCAGCAGGGATGATCCTAAAGTCTCTGAGGATGGTTCTGTCAAAAAGGTGAAATCAAGAAAGAGAAAAAGTAAAGACCAAAGTGAAGAAGCAGATGATGCGAAACTGCAAGGTGAAGTTCAAGATGTTGTGAACAACAATAATGTCAAGAGGAAGAAAAAGGCCAAGGACAAGGTCAAGAGTGGCGAAGAGACTTGCAGAGGTGAGGAATGCAATAATAATCAAAGAGAAGAAGCAAATGACGTGAAACTGCAAGGTGAAGAAGTCCAAGATGTTGTGAACAACAATGTTGTCGAGAGGAAGAAAAAGCACAAGGACAAGGTCAAGAGTGGCATAGAGACTTGCAGAGTTGAGGAATGCAATAAGGATCAAAGAGAAGAAGCAGATGACATGGAACTGCAAGGTGAAGAAGTTCAAGATGTTGTAAACAACAATTATGTCAAGAGGAAGAAAAAGGCCAAGGACAAGGTCAAGAGTGGCATAGAGACTCACAAAGGTGAGGAATGCACCAAGAATATTCTGAATAAATATGTTGAGCCTGAACTACCCTTGCCTGAGGGCATTCCCTTAACAAGTGTCCTGGGAATTGAACTACTTCCTGAGGATGCTGGAAACGCTTTGCAATTCTTGGAATTTTGTTCAGCTTTTGGAGAGGTAATAACTTTTCTGATATCAAATATTAGATGATGAAAGAATCTGTCTGTAATTTTCTATAATGCACTGTTATAAGCCTTTTTGATTTTGAGTTGACGCAATTGTAATGTACTCTAGGTTCTCGATCTCAAAAGAGCACAGGCTGAATCTATACTTGGTGAATTACTCCGCCGACGAAGTGGGAGAACTGGTCGCCCTGGACAATACTCCTCAGTTATTCGGTTTCTCATGCAACTCCTATCTCTACTACAGGAGGATATGGGAGAGGAGTAAGAATTCTGCCTTGTAACTTTATATAGTATTCCTATTCAATTGAATAAAGTAATAAAGCTGAATGGTGAAGAGACCTCATGCAGTTTATTGATGAACACTTCTTTTGCTGGGATTATCTAAATAAAATAGTTGACTGTTGATATCATTTTCTTGTTTAGGCCTTCATCTATAGATGAGATAAGCCACAAAAATACATGGTTCCAAGATCTGGGTAAATGCATCTCTGACTCTGAGGCCGAACACCTATTGAAGGAACTGCCTACAGATTGTTTCAGTAGAGGTGCTGCTGGATATGATATCTTAAACATCTCTCAGAAGCTCAGACTCTTAACTTACCTTTGTGATGAGGTTATACGCACTTCGTAAGTACAAAGAGAGTATGTTGAGTTGTTGACTATAATGTGCAAAATTTCCTGTTTTGTTGGTCAAGACTAAGATGAGAACTTTTTAATCTTTCCTCCAGTAAATTGAGGAGCTGGATAGAAGAACAACATGAAAAGATTGTTGAAAGTGAAAAGGAAGCAAAAGGAAAAGTTAATGCAGCCAAAGATAAGGTATAGATATAGACATATAGTAAAAGGCATTAATCCCTTGGAGTCTACATGTTAATTCTGTTTAAAACTAATTTTATTGTTAATGTACAGGAAAAACTTCTCAAGCGGAAGTTGCAAGATGAGGTGGCCAAGCTTATTATTGCAAAAAATGGAGCTCCTCTGTCAATTTCGGAACATGAAGCTCTTGTTTCACAAATAAAAACTGAAGCAGCTCAAGCTCATGCACAGTTGCTTGAAGCAGAGGGCATAATGCCTAAAAGTATGTTTCCATTTCTAATATCTTTAGTTCACTGTCTTATAAGGATACTGGATACATGAACTGTGTATCTGGTACAAGTGATGTTTCTTAATGTCATGACTGTTACACTATCATATCTTCCATGAATATTTCATACATTCATGTGTTGAAAGTTCCTTGTTCATATTTTGTAGAGAAACAAAGATGTGATGCTCTAAGAACAGAGCCTTATCGTGTGGATGTTGATGGCCGCGTCTTCTGGAAACTAAAGGGTAACAATAATGGAGAAGATATTGTGCTTCAAGGTCAGTGTTTTTAGCTCTGTCAATTACAAAGAGTTTTGTTCCCGTTTATGAGTCTGGGCATTAATTCTGGTATTGTACAGATACGGGAGCCTGGGATGCAGTTGTATCTAAAGAAGAATGGTTTGTTTATGGTGTGGAGACAAAGGAAGCAATTGAAAAACACTGTTCTTCTTTAAGGTATGGACAATTGCTCGTCTTGAAACACCTCCAATTCATATGGTGTCACATAGTTTGTGTAATGTATCTCTCCAGAACTCAAACGTTCCGTTTGTTTATAATGGTAATAACTTGAGTGTGCTTGGTTTGCAGGAGAAAAAAGTTTAGCGGAACCGTGTCCCAAACTGTTCCTCGTGAAAGTGATGTGGAAAGCATGTAGATGAGGGCCATTGTTTTTTTTCAAATGGCATTTACTCCTAATTGGCTTTACAATTGAACAGTGTAGATCAGCAGGATTATCAATAGACTGATTGCTTCTGTCCGAAAGGCATTGTGGTAGTGCTGTAGAAGTAGGTTCACATACACAGTAACAAGGGCTGCCCCGTTGTTTAACAAAACTTCATATGGTAAAGCTGCTTCAGAAGTGATGTATTTTGATTTGTTACTGGGAGTTGTACCCCACTATTGTTTGGGCAATCTTAAGGAATTGTTCACAGAGGAACTATTGAATTTGAATATAAGAAAGATATGTATTAATCTTAAGAAAACTTGTACAAGATACAGCCTATATATAGAGGTAAGAACCCAAGTTATAGTCCAACAGATCAAGCTCTTAACCTAATCACCATGTGAACTAAAATCCTAGGGAAGATAAACCACTGTAGAGAAGGAGTAAGGTGATGTCCCTTAATTAAAGAGACAACCTCAAATCTAATCAGAAGAAGTATGGGACAGGAGAAGTGTAAAAGAAGTTAACATCTAACACACTAGGTAATAGCTTCTAACACTCCCCCTCAAGCTGGATCAAGGGAGTTCCTTGATCCAAGCTTGGAAAGCAATCGTTCGAACTGAGCAGAAGCAAGAATCTTGGTGAAAATATCTGCCAGTTGATCACAAGATCTTGTGTACACTGTCTCAATGAGTTTTGCTTGAACTTGATTCCGAACAAAGTGGCAGTCAACCTCGATATGCTTTGTACGTTCATGGAAAACTGGATTGGCTGCAATATGCATAGCAGCCTGATTGTCACAGTGTAAAGGAATAGGTTGAGTGCACACAATGCCCAAGTCTCCCAACAAAACTTTCAGCCAAATAATTTCACAAGCTGTGGAAGCCATATCACGATATTCTGCCTCGGCACTTGATCTAGCAACTACTGTTTGCTTCTTACTCTTCCAAGTGACGAGGTTGCCTCCAATGAAGGTACAATAGCCAGTGGTGGATTTTCTATCAATGGCATTACCGGCCCAATCTGAATCTGAGTATCCTTCCATCTTGAAGTGACCATTGTTTCTCATCACAATCCCTCGGCTTACTGTGCCTTTTAAGTAGCGCAAAATTCTTTTAACAATGCTGGGATGATGAGTGGTAAGAGAGTGCATGAATTGACTCACCAAGCTTACTGCATAAGTAAGGTCTGGTCTTGTAATGGTGAGGTAGATGAGCTTGCCTACCAGACGTTGGTAGCTGCAAACATCAGTAAGAAGTTCTCCTTCAATATCTAGCTTCAGCTTGCTGTCAAGAGGAGTACGAGCAGGCTTGCTACCCTGTATTCCTGCTTCTGTTAATAGATCAACGACATATTTTCGTTGATTAAGAAAAAGACCATGAGATGATTGGTCTAATTCAATCCCCAGAAAGTACTTCAAAACTCCAAGGTCCTTAATAGCAAAGGCATTATGCAAGGCTAATTTGAGAGCTTTGATCTCATCCATGTTATCTCCGGTGACGATGAGATCGTCTACATAAACAAGAACAACCAATTTTCCAGTGTTACTATTGCGCACGAACAAGGAGGAGTCAGCATGACTTCTTGTGAACCTTGAAGCGAGAAGTACTGAACTCAATTTTGAGTGCCATGCACGAGGAGATTGCTTCAATCCATATAGAGCCTTATGCAGTTTGCAAACCATTCCAGCATCCTGTTCACGAGGATGACCAGGAGGTATTCTCATATAAACATTCTTCAAGATCCCCATGCTGGAAGGCGTTCTTGACATCCATTTGATAGAGAGACCACCCAGCATTCATAGCAACAGACAACAAAACTCTTACTGTGTTCATTTTGGCAACAGGAGCAAATGTCTCCTTATAATCAACACCAAATGTTTGAGTGAAACCACGAGCCACTAACCTTGCTTTATAACGCTCAAGAGAACCGTCTGAGTTGTACTTGAGTTTATAAATCCATCTTGCTCCAACTAGCTTCTGTCCCTTTGGAAGAGGGACAATACTCCAAGTTTTGTTCTCATATAGGGCTTGGAGTTCATCATGCATAGCTTGTCTCCATTTTGGAGACTGATTTGCTTCAACTAAAGTTTCTTTGTTCAGTCTCAGTAAGAATCTTGCTGAGAAAGGCACTATGAGAAGAGCTCACACCCTGGAGACCTAGCTCGAGGGGATAACGTGATGAGTAACTAACATACTTTCCAAATCTTGATGGTGGTTGGCGCACCCTTGCTGGGTATCTGCGAGGAGATGGAGGTTGAGATGCTTCCTCATGTTGGTGACCCTCCATTTCATGAACTTCATCTATATTCACAAGTGGTTGAACAATATCTTGTGAGCTATGAATATCTGCTGCAAGTTCATTCACAAGTGGTCTAGGAAAGAGCTCTCCAAACCACTCCCCCTGAGGTGCATCAGTAGATGGCTGAAAAAAGTGAGCAGATTCATCAAATCGAACATCTCTTGAAACAAGTAACTTCCTGGTCTGGGGATGGTAGCATTTATAACCTTTTTGGGTGGAAGAGTACCCAAGGAACACACACTTGAGAGCTCTAGGATCAAATTTANNNNNNNNNNNNNNNNNNNNGATTCCTTGTGCACTAAGATAATCAGTCATGATTTTGGAAGTATATTCAGTGCC of the Fragaria vesca subsp. vesca linkage group LG6, FraVesHawaii_1.0, whole genome shotgun sequence genome contains:
- the LOC101307718 gene encoding uncharacterized protein LOC101307718, which gives rise to MAGVRVVGGRIYDPVNGKTCHQCRQKTRDFVASCKNLKKNNRCTITFCHKCLLNRYGEKAEEVELLDDWHCPKCRGNCNCSFCRKKQGLKPTGLLVYTAKEGGFRSVSEMLTAKGPENFGIERKVVDKEAVDEKENSIDLNVEASLNSTQNPEGEVRKTKRNGLKEIRNGSRDDPKVSEDGSVKKVKSRKRKSKDQSEEADDAKLQGEVQDVVNNNNVKRKKKAKDKVKSGEETCRGEECNNNQREEANDVKLQGEEVQDVVNNNVVERKKKHKDKVKSGIETCRVEECNKDQREEADDMELQGEEVQDVVNNNYVKRKKKAKDKVKSGIETHKGEECTKNILNKYVEPELPLPEGIPLTSVLGIELLPEDAGNALQFLEFCSAFGEVLDLKRAQAESILGELLRRRSGRTGRPGQYSSVIRFLMQLLSLLQEDMGEEPSSIDEISHKNTWFQDLGKCISDSEAEHLLKELPTDCFSRGAAGYDILNISQKLRLLTYLCDEVIRTSKLRSWIEEQHEKIVESEKEAKGKVNAAKDKEKLLKRKLQDEVAKLIIAKNGAPLSISEHEALVSQIKTEAAQAHAQLLEAEGIMPKKKQRCDALRTEPYRVDVDGRVFWKLKGNNNGEDIVLQDTGAWDAVVSKEEWFVYGVETKEAIEKHCSSLRRKKFSGTVSQTVPRESDVESM